One Halomonas sp. M4R1S46 genomic window carries:
- a CDS encoding PrkA family serine protein kinase, whose protein sequence is MSIFDHVQNRFERIRQEEMSLQEYLELCREDPSAYASSAERMLEAIGEPEVIDTAKDPRLSRIFSNKVIRRYPAFSEFYGMEEAIEQIVAYFRHAAQGLEERKQILYLLGPVGGGKSSLAERLKLLMERIPFYAIKGSPVQESPLGLFSPEDDGELLEKEYGIPTRCLKSVMSPWAAKRLKEYGGDISQFRVVRLYPSRLNQIAISKTEPGDENNQDISSLVGKVDIRQLELYSQDDPDAYSFSGGLCRANQGLMEFVEMFKAPIKVLHPLLTATQEGNYNPTEGMGAIPFDGIVLAHSNESEWQTFRNNRNNEAFLDRVYIVKVPYCLRVTEEIHIYRKLLEHSSLNEAPCAPDTLRMLAQFTVLSRLKEPENSSIYSKMRVYDGENLKDTDPKAKSIQEYRDAAGVDEGMDGLSTRFAFKILSKVFNFDNVEVAANPVHLLYVLEQRLEQEQLPRETFERYLRFIKEFLAPRYVDFIGKEIQTAYLESYSEYGQNIFDRYVTYADFWIQDQEYRDPETGELFNRQSLNEELEKIEKPAGISNPKDFRHEVVNFVLRARAQNNGMNPSWQSYEKLRGVIEHKMFANTEELLPVISFNAKASTADQKKHEDFVARMVDRGYTEKQVRLLSEWYLRVRKSQ, encoded by the coding sequence ATGAGCATCTTCGACCATGTGCAGAACCGCTTCGAACGTATCCGGCAGGAGGAAATGAGTCTGCAGGAGTATCTGGAGCTCTGTCGCGAGGACCCTTCGGCCTATGCCAGCTCGGCAGAGCGCATGCTAGAGGCGATCGGCGAACCCGAGGTCATCGATACGGCCAAGGATCCCAGGCTGTCGCGCATCTTTTCCAACAAGGTGATTCGTCGCTATCCGGCCTTTTCCGAGTTCTACGGCATGGAGGAGGCCATCGAGCAGATCGTCGCCTACTTCCGGCACGCGGCCCAGGGGCTCGAGGAGAGGAAGCAGATCCTCTACCTGCTGGGGCCGGTGGGCGGCGGCAAGTCGTCGCTGGCCGAGCGCCTGAAGCTGCTGATGGAGCGGATCCCCTTCTACGCCATCAAGGGCTCGCCGGTGCAGGAGTCCCCGCTCGGGCTGTTCTCGCCGGAAGACGACGGCGAGTTGCTGGAGAAGGAGTACGGCATCCCCACGCGCTGCCTGAAGAGCGTGATGTCGCCCTGGGCCGCCAAGCGGCTCAAGGAGTACGGCGGCGACATCTCCCAGTTCCGCGTCGTGCGCCTCTACCCCTCGCGCCTCAACCAGATCGCCATCTCCAAGACCGAGCCCGGCGACGAGAACAACCAGGACATCTCCTCGCTGGTCGGCAAGGTGGACATCCGCCAGCTCGAGCTCTACTCCCAGGACGATCCCGACGCCTACAGCTTCTCCGGCGGCCTGTGCCGGGCCAACCAGGGGCTGATGGAATTCGTTGAGATGTTCAAGGCACCGATCAAGGTGCTGCATCCGCTGCTGACCGCCACCCAGGAGGGCAACTACAACCCCACCGAGGGCATGGGGGCGATTCCCTTCGACGGCATCGTCCTGGCGCACTCCAACGAGAGCGAGTGGCAGACGTTCCGCAACAACCGCAACAACGAGGCCTTCCTCGATCGGGTCTATATCGTCAAGGTGCCGTATTGCCTGCGGGTCACCGAGGAGATCCACATCTACAGGAAGCTCCTCGAGCACTCCTCGCTCAACGAGGCGCCCTGTGCGCCGGATACCCTGCGCATGCTGGCGCAGTTCACGGTGCTCTCGCGCCTCAAGGAGCCGGAGAACTCGAGCATCTACTCCAAGATGCGCGTCTATGACGGCGAGAACCTCAAGGACACCGATCCCAAGGCCAAGTCGATCCAGGAGTACCGCGACGCCGCCGGGGTCGACGAGGGCATGGACGGGCTCTCCACGCGCTTCGCCTTCAAGATCCTCTCCAAGGTGTTCAACTTCGACAATGTCGAGGTGGCGGCCAACCCGGTGCACCTGCTCTACGTGCTCGAGCAGCGTCTCGAGCAGGAGCAGTTGCCCCGCGAGACCTTCGAGCGCTACCTGCGCTTCATCAAGGAGTTCCTGGCGCCTCGCTACGTCGACTTCATCGGCAAGGAGATCCAGACCGCGTACCTGGAATCCTATTCCGAATACGGCCAGAACATCTTCGACCGCTACGTGACCTATGCCGACTTCTGGATCCAGGACCAGGAGTATCGGGACCCGGAGACCGGCGAGCTGTTCAACCGCCAGTCCCTCAACGAGGAGTTGGAGAAGATCGAGAAGCCGGCCGGCATTTCCAATCCCAAGGACTTCCGTCACGAGGTGGTCAACTTCGTGCTGCGGGCCCGGGCCCAGAACAACGGCATGAACCCGAGCTGGCAGTCCTACGAGAAGCTGCGCGGCGTGATCGAGCACAAGATGTTCGCCAACACCGAGGAGCTGCTGCCGGTCATCTCCTTCAACGCCAAGGCCTCGACGGCCGACCAGAAGAAGCACGAGGACTTCGTGGCCCGCATGGTCGACCGCGGCTATACCGAGAAGCAGGTGCGGCTGCTCTCCGAGTGGTACCTGAGAGTGCGCAAGTCGCAATAG
- a CDS encoding YeaH/YhbH family protein, translated as MTYFIDRRANAKHKSAVNRQRFLDRYRTHIKRSVEEAVNRRSITDMERGEKVSIPTRDISEPVFQHGPGGKRSIIAPGNKEFVEGDRLRRPSGGGGGGAGEGGASNQGEGMDEFAFTLSREEFLDFVFDGLELPHLERKSLVDLDEVRPIRAGLTRDGVPARINIVRSMREAHARRIAMRGPIRRALRAAQEALEVEERKDPVLRNPARIEELRAEIERLEKRLEAVPFIDTYDLRYNNLINQPQPSSKAVMFCVMDVSGSMTQAHKDIAKRFFLLLYLFLERNYEKVELVFVRHHTAAKEVDEEEFFYSRETGGTIVSSALSLVDEIIEARYPPTQWNLYVAQASDGDNWDDDSLTCRDLLAKSLMPRLQYFTYVEITPHAHQALWEEYERVEAEYPERFAMRQIVEAGDIYPVFRELFRRRSTQ; from the coding sequence ATGACCTACTTCATCGATCGTCGTGCCAACGCCAAGCACAAGAGTGCGGTCAACCGCCAGCGCTTCCTCGACCGCTATCGCACCCACATCAAGCGGTCCGTCGAGGAGGCCGTCAACCGTCGCTCGATCACCGACATGGAGCGTGGCGAGAAGGTCTCGATTCCCACACGTGACATCTCGGAGCCGGTGTTCCAGCACGGTCCCGGCGGCAAGCGCTCGATCATCGCCCCCGGCAACAAGGAGTTCGTCGAGGGCGACCGGCTGCGCCGGCCCAGTGGCGGCGGTGGCGGCGGGGCCGGGGAGGGCGGTGCCTCCAACCAGGGCGAGGGCATGGACGAGTTTGCCTTCACCCTGAGTCGCGAGGAGTTCCTCGACTTCGTCTTCGACGGCCTGGAGCTGCCGCACCTGGAGCGCAAGAGCCTGGTGGACCTGGACGAGGTGCGCCCGATTCGCGCCGGCCTGACCCGCGATGGCGTCCCGGCCCGCATCAACATCGTGCGCTCCATGCGCGAGGCCCATGCCCGGCGTATCGCCATGCGCGGCCCCATCCGCCGTGCCCTGCGAGCGGCCCAGGAGGCGCTGGAGGTCGAGGAGCGCAAGGACCCGGTGCTGCGCAACCCGGCCCGCATCGAGGAACTCAGGGCCGAGATCGAGCGCCTCGAGAAGCGCCTCGAGGCGGTGCCCTTCATCGACACCTACGACCTGCGCTACAACAACCTGATCAACCAGCCCCAGCCCTCCAGCAAGGCGGTGATGTTCTGCGTGATGGACGTGTCCGGGTCCATGACCCAGGCCCACAAGGACATCGCCAAGCGCTTCTTCCTGCTGCTCTATCTCTTTCTCGAGCGCAACTACGAAAAGGTCGAGCTGGTCTTCGTGCGCCATCACACCGCCGCCAAGGAGGTCGACGAGGAGGAATTCTTCTACTCCCGGGAGACCGGCGGCACCATCGTCTCCAGCGCCCTGTCCCTGGTCGACGAGATCATCGAGGCGCGCTATCCCCCGACCCAGTGGAACCTCTACGTGGCCCAGGCCTCCGACGGGGACAACTGGGACGACGACTCCCTGACCTGTCGTGACCTGCTGGCGAAATCGCTGATGCCGCGTCTGCAGTACTTCACCTACGTGGAGATCACGCCCCATGCCCACCAGGCGCTGTGGGAGGAGTACGAGCGGGTGGAGGCCGAGTATCCCGAGCGCTTCGCCATGCGCCAGATCGTCGAGGCCGGCGACATCTATCCGGTGTTCCGCGAGCTGTTCCGGCGTCGCAGTACCCAGTGA
- a CDS encoding FAD-dependent oxidoreductase, giving the protein MHTNLEEMPEGFARLAVFYAERARQGVGLIVTGGIAPNPEGAVFEGAATLERAEQVGDHRRITGAVHDEGGRICLQILHAGRYAYSPALVAPSPIRAPINPHEPHALGAAEVEEQIDAYVRCASLAREAGYDGVEVMGSEGYLINQFVCRRTNHRQDAWGGAFDNRIRFPVEIVRRIREALGPDFLIIFRLSMIDLVEEGSTFEEVVALGRAIEAAGADTINTGIGWHEARVPTIVTSVPRAAFSEVTRRMKAELKLPLITTNRINMPEVAERVLAEGHADMVSMARPFLADPAWIAKAREDRVAEINTCIACNQACLDHTFQGKPASCLVNPRACHETELTIAPAAEPRVIAVVGGGPAGLAAAVTAAGRGHAVTLFERQSMLGGQFNYARRIPGKEEFDETLRYYRVMLDKHGVTVRLGVEPSLHDLQAFDEVILATGVRPRRLDLPGIDHPKVLSYPMAIMHPERIGARVAIIGAGGIGFDVAELLTHAGHPALDTEAWCDEWGVDLTVSTPGGLREPQRPPVPRRVTLLQRKSSKPGEGLGVTTGWVHRASLRHRGVEALAGCEYVGIDDAGLHIRLDGVPRLLKVDTVVVCAGQESVRDWLEPLREAGVSVHLIGGALEPAELDAKRAIDQGTRLAAAL; this is encoded by the coding sequence ATGCACACCAACCTCGAGGAGATGCCGGAGGGCTTCGCGCGCCTCGCCGTCTTCTACGCCGAGCGTGCCCGGCAAGGGGTCGGGCTGATCGTCACGGGAGGGATCGCGCCCAATCCGGAAGGGGCGGTCTTCGAGGGGGCGGCGACCCTGGAGCGTGCCGAACAGGTGGGCGACCACCGGCGGATCACCGGCGCCGTGCACGACGAGGGCGGCAGGATCTGCCTGCAGATCCTGCATGCCGGCCGCTATGCCTACTCCCCGGCGCTGGTCGCCCCCTCGCCGATCCGTGCGCCGATCAATCCCCATGAGCCCCACGCGCTCGGCGCCGCGGAGGTCGAGGAGCAGATCGACGCCTATGTGCGCTGCGCCTCCCTGGCCCGGGAGGCCGGCTACGACGGCGTCGAGGTGATGGGTTCCGAGGGTTACCTGATCAACCAGTTCGTCTGTCGACGGACCAACCATCGCCAGGACGCCTGGGGCGGCGCCTTCGACAACCGCATCCGCTTCCCGGTGGAGATCGTGCGGCGCATCCGCGAGGCGCTGGGCCCGGACTTCCTGATCATCTTCCGCCTGTCGATGATCGACCTGGTGGAGGAGGGCAGCACCTTCGAGGAGGTGGTGGCCCTGGGGCGCGCCATCGAGGCCGCCGGTGCGGATACCATCAACACCGGTATCGGCTGGCACGAGGCGCGGGTGCCGACCATCGTCACCAGCGTGCCGCGGGCGGCCTTCAGCGAGGTGACCCGGCGGATGAAGGCCGAGCTCAAGCTGCCGCTGATCACCACCAACCGCATCAACATGCCCGAGGTGGCGGAGCGGGTGCTCGCCGAGGGGCATGCCGACATGGTCTCCATGGCGCGTCCCTTCCTCGCCGACCCGGCCTGGATCGCCAAGGCCCGGGAAGACCGCGTGGCCGAGATCAACACCTGCATCGCCTGCAACCAGGCCTGCCTGGATCACACCTTCCAGGGCAAGCCGGCCTCCTGCCTGGTCAATCCGCGGGCCTGCCACGAGACCGAGCTGACCATCGCGCCGGCCGCCGAGCCGCGGGTCATCGCCGTGGTCGGGGGCGGGCCGGCGGGGCTCGCCGCCGCGGTCACGGCCGCCGGGCGGGGGCATGCCGTCACCCTGTTCGAGCGCCAGTCGATGCTCGGCGGGCAGTTCAACTATGCCCGGCGGATTCCCGGCAAGGAGGAGTTCGACGAGACCCTGCGCTACTACCGGGTGATGCTCGACAAGCATGGCGTGACCGTGCGCCTGGGGGTGGAGCCCAGCCTCCACGATCTCCAGGCCTTCGACGAGGTGATCCTGGCCACCGGGGTGCGGCCCCGGCGGCTCGACCTGCCGGGCATCGATCACCCCAAGGTGCTCTCCTATCCTATGGCCATCATGCATCCCGAGCGGATCGGCGCCCGCGTGGCCATCATCGGCGCCGGCGGCATCGGCTTCGACGTGGCGGAGCTGTTGACTCATGCGGGCCACCCGGCCCTCGACACCGAGGCCTGGTGCGATGAATGGGGCGTGGATCTCACCGTGAGCACGCCGGGCGGGCTGCGCGAGCCGCAGCGTCCGCCGGTGCCGCGCCGGGTCACCCTGCTGCAGCGCAAGTCCTCCAAGCCCGGCGAGGGGCTGGGTGTCACCACGGGCTGGGTGCATCGCGCCTCGCTGCGTCATCGCGGCGTGGAGGCCCTGGCGGGCTGCGAGTACGTGGGCATCGACGACGCGGGGCTGCATATCCGGCTCGACGGCGTGCCGCGCCTGCTCAAGGTCGACACCGTGGTGGTCTGTGCCGGCCAGGAATCGGTCCGCGACTGGCTGGAACCGCTGCGCGAGGCCGGCGTGTCGGTGCACCTCATCGGCGGCGCCCTGGAGCCCGCGGAGCTGGATGCCAAGCGGGCGATCGATCAGGGCACCCGGCTGGCGGCCGCCCTGTAG
- a CDS encoding alpha/beta family hydrolase → MSDSSCHSLPRIDPESLGESLLDGRQARWAIDGLGALDVQGDGRAGRLLLTHGAGAGQDSAFLVALRRELADAGVQTLAIEFDYLRGMREAGRRRPPPRVDRLVEELARWCDRMSQHAPSPLWLGGKSMGGRVASLLAAREGAAGLVLCGYPFHPPRRPESLRLDHWSSLACPTLVVQGSRDPFGTRAQVNGYALPSCAEVHWLEDGDHDWKPRRASGRDQAGLLREGAQCIAAFMGRHR, encoded by the coding sequence GTGTCTGATTCTTCTTGTCATTCTCTGCCCCGCATCGACCCCGAAAGCCTGGGGGAATCCCTGCTGGATGGCCGCCAGGCTCGCTGGGCCATCGACGGCCTCGGGGCCCTGGACGTCCAGGGCGATGGTCGCGCGGGGCGGCTGCTATTGACCCATGGCGCCGGCGCCGGACAGGACAGTGCCTTCCTCGTGGCCCTGCGTCGGGAGCTGGCCGATGCCGGCGTGCAGACGCTGGCGATCGAGTTCGACTACCTGCGTGGCATGCGCGAGGCGGGGCGGCGGCGTCCGCCACCCCGCGTCGATCGCCTGGTCGAGGAGCTGGCCCGCTGGTGCGACCGCATGTCGCAGCACGCTCCCTCGCCCCTCTGGCTGGGCGGCAAGTCGATGGGCGGCCGGGTGGCCAGCCTGCTGGCGGCTCGCGAGGGCGCCGCGGGGCTGGTGCTCTGCGGCTATCCCTTCCATCCTCCCCGCCGGCCCGAGTCCCTGCGTCTCGACCATTGGTCTTCCCTGGCCTGTCCGACCCTGGTGGTGCAGGGCAGTCGCGACCCCTTCGGTACCCGGGCGCAGGTGAACGGCTATGCCCTGCCGTCCTGCGCCGAGGTGCACTGGCTCGAGGACGGCGATCACGACTGGAAACCCCGCCGCGCCTCGGGGCGCGATCAAGCCGGCCTGTTGCGCGAGGGGGCGCAATGCATCGCCGCCTTCATGGGCCGCCACCGCTGA